The Drosophila bipectinata strain 14024-0381.07 chromosome 2L, DbipHiC1v2, whole genome shotgun sequence genome has a segment encoding these proteins:
- the LOC108131159 gene encoding membrane-associated progesterone receptor component 1 produces the protein MAVRAKMDEQASPWYSSFYNSIKQTPTNVTLLVVSAIVFYKVVSLTRRRRLPRDQKALGSNPISSDIKSNRDCGLPALHSDFTVGELREFDGSRHDGRILVAINFNVYDVSNSPHYYGPHGVYPNYAGRDISRNLINFSVESNESADFDDLSDLSIGQMNILREWDQQYSEKYPYVGKLLRDGIPHTNYADEETDEYDEEDKIEDNEDYKMDVTALDNEKDEVNNKENNVDNVEDIVQNFVDENINVNEEKEDSNTNENGEMDNENTHEENQNI, from the coding sequence ATGGCGGTCAGAGCCAAGATGGATGAGCAGGCCTCTCCATGGTACTCCAGCTTCTACAACTCGATTAAGCAGACTCCCACAAATGTGACCCTCCTGGTTGTGTCGGCAATTGTCTTCTACAAGGTGGTGAGTCTGACCCGGCGGCGACGTCTTCCTCGGGATCAGAAAGCACTCGGCTCGAATCCGATTAGCTCTGATATTAAATCAAACCGGGATTGTGGACTTCCTGCGCTGCATAGCGACTTTACGGTGGGCGAGCTAAGAGAATTCGATGGATCACGACACGACGGTCGCATTCTGGTGGCTATCAACTTCAACGTGTACGATGTCTCCAATTCCCCGCACTACTATGGCCCCCATGGCGTCTATCCCAACTACGCCGGTAGAGATATTTCACGAAACTTGATCAATTTTTCCGTAGAGTCTAACGAAAGTGCGGATTTTGACGATTTAAGTGACCTTTCAATTGGCCAAATGAATATACTACGGGAGTGGGATCAACAGTACAGTGAAAAGTATCCTTATGTTGGCAAACTTTTACGTGATGGCATCCCTCACACAAATTATGCAGACGAGGAGACTGACGAGTATGACGAGGAAGACAAAATAGAGGATAACGAGGACTACAAAATGGATGTTACTGCGCTGGATAACGAGAAGGATGaagtaaataataaagaaaataatgtgGATAATGTAGAGGATATCGTACAAAATTTCGTTGATGAAAACATTAATGTTAACGAAGAAAAGGAGGATTCCAATACCAACGAGAACGGGGAGATGGACAACGAAAATACTCAtgaagaaaaccaaaacataTAA